The Strix uralensis isolate ZFMK-TIS-50842 chromosome 26, bStrUra1, whole genome shotgun sequence nucleotide sequence tcatcccccctctctgcaccctcctttcagggagttggagagggccaggaggtctcccctcagcctcctcttctccagactaaacccccccagttccctcagccgctccccatcagacctgtgctccagaccctgcaccagctaCACATCAAaacctgtgtcctggttttggctgggatagagctaatgggttggtggtttttttttttcttccttcttggcACTAGaacagggctgtgttttggacTCAGCACGGGATTTGATATGAAAATACTGATAACGCACTGATGGTTTTAGCTGTTGCTCAGAAATCAGGGACTTCTCAGCTTCTCACACCCTGTcagtgtgcaggtacacaagaagctggggatggagcacagctggagcactggACCTGAACCAGCCAAAGGAATATTCCGGATCACACAACGTCCTGCTCAGGGTATAGCTGAGGGTTGATCAGGAAGCTCCACTCGGGTTGTCgggatggtggtttcaggattctctctcctctgggatcactagccaggaacgggctgggcatccgtcagcaggtggtgagcaaccacACTGTGCACTACccgtttgtattttcttttattatcatcgttatttcaattttatttcaattattaacttttttttatctcaacctacaagtctccttacccttacccctccaactctccccccattccccaggggcaggggagggtgagcgagcagctgctGGCCGGGTTTAAGCCACGACAACCTAGAAGAGAAGATTCAGGCAGTCTGAGCCCCCACCTCTGAAAATTCAGGATTATTTTTCTACGCAGCTCGCTAAAGCACACCTTGAAAGGTAAAATTATCCCAGAACAGTCCTAAGAAACTGTCCAAAGAGACTATAATAACAGTTCtactgaaaaaagttatttttctccgGGTCATCCCTGAGTTGCTAAACTGAATTTGCTCCACgataagaaaaaaaaggcacttttggGTACCACGAAAATCCATCTTAAGTGAGGAGTCTGATGAAGCTAGGTCATTacaatgaaagctttttttctttgttttttgggggggggttggaggattttttttcatttagttatAGTAAAAAGCTTCTGTTGTATTACTAACCAGGGACACTCTGTTAATGCATACAGTGCTGATGATTTCCTCCCCTACAGCAGCTCGTTTTCCAGCATAGGAAATACCAGACTGACTTCAGACGACACTACAAATTGCTGGTGGGGGAGCTCCTGCGTGGAACCCACTCAAAAAGGGTCCGCGAGCCAACTTGCGATGGCTCACTCCCATCGCCCTGTGGGTTTTAAAACCCTAAAGGTCGGAAGAAAATAGCCCCGGTCTGAGTAAATACAGCAcaattcctttcatttttcaaaacgCTCCGTGTTATTGTTGGCGAAGCGAGGGAGCTTCACATGCTCAAAGCATTCGATATGCTCCGGTATTTGTCAGATTAAACTGATCCAAAAGGTTTCAAGTCAGCTCTggaaagttataaaaataaaatacaaaaataaaaaaaccaaaacacaatcTTTGGCATGCCTTCCCACCAAGGAGGAGAAATGCATGAACTTTTCTTGCAAGCATTACTCACACCAAGCCACCAGCACACACTGCTACAGGGGTGCTgtgtccctcttctccctctttctttcctccactcttacattctcttttttccttacatctgaagaggcagatggaaaaaaaaaaccaaaacaaaccaggtTACAAATAGATCCAAGAGCTCAGCCTCATGTCACGACACCTGCAGCCAGCCCACACCCCCCTAATAAATCTGATGTGTATTTTATCTGCACTTTAAGTCCTTGCACTCATATAGTAAGTCTTGTTTCGTTTGCTGAATGATGAAGCCAAGAAGAAACAGAGTTGTGAAGCTTTTCAGATGTTCTGAGGTAACTGGAATAATGCATAAAGCAGATTCAACTGTATGAATAGTCTTTCACAATGTATTTATAATTATAATCAGAAGTTTCAAATATCCTCCCCTCCTGCACAACATCCCCAGGGAAATACATTCCAGGGTAAAACATTCATAAATTACTTACTGCGTGTCTTCTGAAGATTCCTGTTTTAtctttaatgttctttttgtgGTAGGCATTTCATCTGAAAGGTAAAATTCCAAcacataattatattttaaataatgttcctggggctttttttttttttttaaaggctgaaattaaataaaaaaaaaataaattagagttGCTTCCTAAGCCAGTCAGTCCATTAGAGTTCTGCACAAGACAGCTCCAGTTCCTAAATCCTCTGTAACTGaatagtttttggtttttttcgTTGGAGGAGATGTGGTCAGTTAAGATCTGAATCTATCTCTGCAAGTGCAAAACCTTTCAAGGACAAGACTACAGTTCCTGCTATTAAATCACAAATCAATTTAATTGCAAACtgcattgtttaataaaaaaaaggaaaaaagaaagaaaagaaggctaTTCTGCTTTCAAAGGCACATTTGAAGAGCAAGCACCAGAACAAACGCATCTGTATTCCATTTAGATGTTGTGTGCTAAGTGCTTTTCTCATAACTTCTCTGAACATTAAGAATCTCGTCAGCCCCAATGCACACAAATGTCTCCGATTTGACTGAAGGAAAACGGTGACAAACCAGGAGACCAGAGTTTGACTCACCAGAATGAGTCAAACTAGATAGAATCAGCCGTCGTTTACATACGTTTTGTAATGTCTTTTCCCCACCATTTCTCTCCCACGTATTTCTGACTTTTACATCCCCTGGGGAAGAAGTCTGAGAGAACCAGAACATGGTTAACAGCCAGCTTGCAAATTTTAACACTAAACGGTGATTTAAGCCTCTTTCAAAGCATCCTAATTCACCAGTCCCCTGAACACAGTTGTGGACAGATAAGCGActgcctctcctctccctgtttCATCCTACAAATCacgaggggggaaaaaaaaaaaacccctcatggCACCAAGAGCCTTTATCCAATTCGCCTTCCAATACCGCTTCACTTGGGTCTCTGCTGAATTTGATCGACAAAgtttcagcttgaaaataaccCCCTTGCTCAGGCAAGGGAGGAACACGCACCTGTAAGATCAGTGGCTCAAGAGGTATAAATATGCTTAAAGAAACCCACTTCACAGAACTGCTCGGATCAGCATGCGTTTGCAATCAAGTATGTGGTACCTTGATCCGTCTAACAACGTTCAATAAGCCACGAGCAACAACCAAATCTCCAGATTAATTAATATATTGATTATTGTGCAGAGACACCAATAATTCAGGCAAGCAAAGCATGCAGAGGAGTTCAGTTCAGGTCTCAATCCTGGAGTGTGAgcttgcttggctttttttttttatttaaaaaaggctACACATCTGGATATAAGCATATTtacaagtttaaaacaaacacaccagTTAGGGTATATAGGAAGGAGCAACATTTTTTTATAGGCATTAATAGCAATAGTCTGAAGTTCTGTTCATAATTTAAGCGAATGGTGTTTGGACGGTAACGCAGAGGTTCAGCTGGTGCCCAAGAACCTCCAAAGCTGGGTACCACTGAAAGGGAGAACATCTCCCTAATACCACGAGGGGAAGTAGAActgagcaggggaaggagagacAGGGAATGTGTCACCTTTCTGGAGTCTTCTTTCACAcagccccttccttccccctgctctgctctTTAAACTCAAGCCCCGATCCTAAAATACTTCAGGAACCACAGTTTGCTTTTGATGATGAACTGGggaatttctttcccttttctccccaaGGACATCAAGTGTTTAGTACCTTGAGCACATCGTGTCTGACACATGAAAGCTGGTACTGAGATGTGTGAGATGTGCACATATATGGCTATGTGTGAGGtatgagcacagagcacaggtAAAAATCAGAGGACggagatcacagaatcccagagtcactcaggttggaaaagtccctcgggatcatcgagtccaaccctcagcccgactctacaaagttctcccctacaccacatccccccacagctcatccaaacggcccttaaacacacccagggatggggactccaccccctccctgggcagcctattccactctctgaccactctttctgggaaacatttttccctcatgtccagtctgaacctcccctgttgcagtttaaagccgttccctcttgttctgtcactaatcccctgtgagaagagaccagcaccaacctctccacaacgtcctttcagggagctgtagagagtgatgaggtctcccctccccttctcctcctcacactgaacagtcccagctccttccatcgctcctcacaggatttattctccaggcccttccccagcctcgttgccctcctctgccctcgctccagcccctcgagatctctctcggattgagaTGCACCAAAACAGGATTTCTTACCCAATTCCTGTTCTCCGGTCTGGTAGCAATGAAGATCCTGACTGTGGTTTCCCCAGTCCTCCTGCGAATACTCCTCCATGGTGCTGCCATCCGACTCCAGCTCCTGGTACAAGCCGCTGCTGTTGATGAGGacgggctggcagggctgggagtcCCATCCTCCCTGCCCAAAAACCTGCTCCAGCTGTTCAAACGTGtagctgcttttcctcttcccGACGCCGTGCTCCTTCACGCGGCTGTAGCACCTGCGGAGGGTCTAAGACAAGAAAAAAGCACGTTCACGGCGTGACGACCGGCTGGAAGAGCACAACATTCACTTGCAGACAGTTACATGGCTGCTAGGCAGAGTTTAgaggtttttctgggttttttactTCTGCTGATCAGTATTTGCCCCACGCTCACGAGCTAAATGCAGTGCTCCCAAATTAATCTACGCCCGCCAGGAAGCATCGTACGTATCCGACGTTCCCACTGCAGCGATTTAGCGTTAACATCTACGACACAGGACAAAGTTGCGTAGCAGCTACAGGTTCATCAGATTTAACTCGGGCGATTTATTCTCTTccccacttcaaaaaaaaaaaaaaaatccccagatcTGTTATGtaacatagggaaaaaaaaatataaataaaataccaAGAGACCCCCAGTCAGAGATACCAACCAGCCAAGAAAATGCACACCTACTAcgaggaggagaaagcagagctggtGTTGTGCCCACAGCTTGGAGAAGGTGAagcggggaggagagggaaaggaaaagagaaagaagagtcCCCCAAAGCAAAGATGGTCCAACCTTCCTTACTCTGGTAAGAAGACACAAGGTACAAAATGTATATGCCTAAGCTATTCAGCTAGGAAAATATATATTACTTACATATTTTGCATTCCTTACTAACTCACTCTGTCTCTTGTGAAGCTGCTGAAATTTAAAAGAGGTCAAATCAATAATGCTCCAAATTCCCAGACTTTGATATCAAGCATTAAGTAAGAAACAATACTAAGACGGCTCTGTCTAATTAACCTTTAAAAACAGTGCTGAGGCCAAAACCTCCCGTACAGACAGATGCAAAAACCTCGTCTACTTTGGGTGATCCCTGTAGCATCCCGCACCGACGGCCGAGCTGGCGCGTCACGCTCGCTGCGTGACAGCAAGGCAAAGCCTACGATTTCCACGTTTCTCCCCTAATCGAGCACCAGGCAACTATTTGGGggtgttaaaaaaacaaattaaaaaaatctttatgtgCATCCCTCAACGTGGCTTTAATTCTACCACCACTCTACTTGTGAAAGATAATGATGTGCCCCAGGTTTGCTGGATCTTGATGGTTTTCAGATTGGTAGAGTGCtagaaaacatatatttttttttttcatattaaatttGTTAGATCGCTCAGGTTCTAGCTTGAATGGCAAAGCCACTTCTGGAGTTCAAACGAGGCATTAATTTGGGAAGAGCTAGTCCTGTTGCCTTGCCTCCTGGAAAAAGAGCTTAATGGACTTTCAAGCACACATCACTGCAAAAAccgctttttttccccccaaaaggcACATTTACATCTCCAGAAACCTCAAACCTACCTAATGTTCCTCATATAACTGGTTTAACAGCATCAGCAGGAAAGGAGTACATTTCTAACCAGTTTCCTTGTGATACTCAGAGCCCTGGGGGCAGAAGCAAAACTGCTAAGCAGCAAGTCAGTTCTACCctgctgtttcaaaaaaaaaaaaaaaccaaccccaaccaacacacacacaaaaataacacaaaataaaaaaaaaaaccaccccataTAAACACACAGGCAGCAATAAGACCAGAATTATTCAGCGGTTTAAGGTGGAACCCTTCCCGATTCTGCCACCAAATTGGACACCACCAAATTTTAAGTTTCTGTCTGCAAGCGGGGAGAAAAACAACTGGTTACATCAACCTGGAACCAAGGACCCAGCCAAAAAAATCTGTTGATATTCACTGCAGGCAAATTGCGTTCTCTAGGGCTGGGGGTACAGACAAATTTTGTCGTTAAAATTTGGCAACAAGAACCCGTTAGGAACATCTGAGGCAGTTTTAAGTGGCCCAGTTTGCCCTGCTTCCCCTTCGGAGGAAAAGCACATCGGAGGATGCATCGCCCAGCTTTTTCACTCCAATTTCTCTCCTTTCAGCTCCAATCTCACCGAGCAATACAGGCAAACTCTTGTTGCACTCCCAAACTCTTTCTAAAATCCACCCAAGTCAGATTTTTTTGAAATCCATTTCCCAAACCCCAGTTCCTACACCTGCCCTGGCTTATCCATCGGAGATAAGCTCAGATTTAGAGCCTCTAGCTGAATTTATTAGCAGTctttaaggaaaacaaaccatCTCCAGGGCAGTTAACCAAAAAACATCAACGCTCTTGGCCAAGCCCTCTTGGGAACACTCAACAGCCACTTGCTGTTTTAAGCGTGTGCTTCAAAACATCCCTCCCTACCCATGGAGTTATCTACCTCACACTGGGTTGTAGCCTAGTAGTAATTATTTCATTCAGGCTGCAAACTGCCTTATTTTACcatgaaaataatttagattCAAGTCAGTGGAGACTAGTATAAGAATTAAAGGGTGCAACGCGGAAAGGGGGCTAAAATAAATGAGCAATGCTCTTGTTACTCCTGCAGGTCAAGAGTAGTTTCGAGGTTACTGCCCAGATGCTTCTGGACCTGCCTGCGTGAGCCATCTTTTACCTCCACTTCTGCCAGCAGATAACCTAAAATTGGAGGGAACAACCTCAAACTCAGTGCTTTCAAAAGCACCGGAAGGCCTGCAGCCAAGCAACTGGTGGCTCCTTGGTCTTGTTTCTTGGAGAATTGGGATTGTCACTAGCTCTTTCTTCTTGAAGGCACTGCCCAGTTTCTCCAACCCTACTAAGTGACGTTCACCTCCGAGTAACACAGCGCAGCTCCGTTGCACGGACGCCCACAGGCTTCTGCGTGGCAGGGGTGAGGTGGACCAGAGCGATGGCTCTCCCTCTGCAGTTGCCTGCACCTCCCACAACGATTTTCTTCAGAGACCCTTGTAAGGCCAAACTAATAGCTCAGACTTCAGGAAACCTCCCCTGGACGTTTTACAGCACTCAATGGTTCAGACACCTTTCTCCCAGCCAGGTTATTCTGATCGCCAAGATTTAAGATCTAGGTTTTTTCTTACGCACCTCCTCTACTCCTCTCGGTGTCCAGCTCAACTCCTGCTCCGTGGTTCCTAAAGTGCACATACATATATTGATACAGATAGACAAGAAACCAGTAAATTTAGGACAAGTAACTGAAAACAGACCTGATAACTGCCCAGTGACTGCACAGACTGGAAGAGATCGAGGCTTTTGCTTATTGTTCTGCAACACTGCCTGCAATACGAAGACAGATTATCCCTGCTTAATTTATAATTATGAAATCCAAAGGAGGGAGACAGTCAAAAAGCTCAACGTGGATTTTCTCACCATTTCTAACTTACGATCCCTCATCTTCTCTACAAGTGAAGTCACAGGAGAACCGATCACTCTACAGGAACTGCAGCACGACAATCAGAAAAGCCTTAGGAAGCAACTTTGAGGAAGGCTGTGGACACAGTCCTCCTCCCAGCAAAAAATAAGATGAGGGAGAATCACACCACAGCGAGCTTTTTATATATAACCCCAGAGGTGGTCCAACACAAGAAACTCCAGATCCCTGATCCAAGACATGCTCTTTCTCAGGGAGACACTATGGGCTCTGCAGAGCAATTAGGTTGCCTACAGGCGTGTCCACATTAATCTATTTAAGTCGATTAAATGATAGCAGCTGGCCTAGAAGGGGTCCCGATGGCACagagcactacttagcaccacGTTCAGCTCCGGAGGTGCTCTTTTACTTAATGGGAGAGAGAAAGTCTTGGCTTTACATCCCGAATTAAGAACAGTAGTACCAAATAGCTTCCTCCCTCGTCATGCCAGGATACTTACAAACAACATGAGATGAAACTACACTGGGacaaaagaaacagcttttgaagCCTGGAGTGGTTGTAGGATACGTAGGGATGAGTGGCAAagtcttccttccttcttcaagTCTTCATTCCTGAGCTGGATGGTGGGAGCGTGAGGAAACAGAACTGACTACAGTAGTCTGACAGCTCTGCTCAACTTGCTAGCTCATGAACTTCTAGATTAAAAGATGTGTGCAAGGCAGGAGAACATGAGACTCACATGGGATATTGCCACAAGAAACCCTATTTCTGTGGTCTGTCCagaacaaaaggagaagaaagagcatGTTAAACTCTCAAGACTGCCATACACCGCTGCAGAAAGGCAGCTGATGATTTCAACATGTCTCCAACATAAGACACCAGGCCATAATACTCCTCTCCGAAAAACAAGCAGCCCTGCACAAACTCACCCTTAAAACTTTGCAGGCACGCACTGGCTCTGCAAAGGCTCCAGCCCCACAGGTGGCTGCACATCGCAGCACTTGGGGACACGCCAGCAGTCAAAATAAATCACACTTTGCACCGAAGAGCAAAGCCTCAATCGTATCCCGATGTGCCCAAATGCACAGGGGCTTCCTGAAGGATGTGGCTCCAGCACAGAACAAGGAAAGCCACGGGAATGTCCCAAGGGGAGATGAGTGGTGAGGGGGAACGCAGACAAGGTGATCATCTGATTGAGAAAGGAACCAGAGATCTCTTTGGACAATGACCTGAAGAAGCAAAGTCACCCTAGAAGACACAGATAAGGGATGTCAgtcaaggcaaggcaaggcacaTGTTTTTTGGTTGGGTTAGTCAGCCAGAGCTAGAACCTAACAAAAAACCACCGTGGGTTTTCCACTGTAAGCCAAAACGTGTgcgcccagcgctgcaataaagaacacccgctttctaaaactccagaacgagtcttagagagttcctgCGCTGGCTTTTACGGCAACACCACCACTGCCCATTTCTAAATcacaattaattatatttaaaaaaaaaaaaaaaaaaaagaagctcttgCCTGGACAGGAGTTATCTACAGAAGCACTACAGCCAGTTGTAGAGGTCAACCTAGATGAGGCAGGACTTTGCCAGCAGCCAAGAGGGAACAAACCCAGGGTATAACAAGCTGCAGCCCAGCCGAGTGAGGAAGCTACGCAGTGATACGCGGTGCCAAGAGCTGAACTTCCCTGCACCTCATGCCTCAAAATAGCCACCTGCAAAGATGCTCCATCGGTTGCTGCTGTTAGAGAGCTGAGAATAAAATTATTCATACCCTTCTCAGGGATTTGATGCTAATCAGGCTAGACACCTAGAGAGAA carries:
- the MSANTD2 gene encoding myb/SANT-like DNA-binding domain-containing protein 2 isoform X7, coding for MAASCGSSQLPAAEPPLKIPKMEVLSPGSPGALSDGNPSLSDPSTPSGASPLGPGPGPAAGGAGLGGGGGGAGGRGGASPSVSFSPGGAAAAAAAAACRGMSWTPAETNALIAVWGNERLVEARYQQLEGAGTVFGSKAPGPAMYERVSRALAELGYERTPSQCRERIKAVLQNNKQKPRSLPVCAVTGQLSGLFSVTCPKFTGFLSICINICMCTLGTTEQELSWTPRGVEEQLHKRQSELVRNAKYTLRRCYSRVKEHGVGKRKSSYTFEQLEQVFGQGGWDSQPCQPVLINSSGLYQELESDGSTMEEYSQEDWGNHSQDLHCYQTGEQELDEMPTTKRTLKIKQESSEDTQLSWLKPGQQLLAHPPLPLGNGGRVGGVRVRRLVG
- the MSANTD2 gene encoding myb/SANT-like DNA-binding domain-containing protein 2 isoform X9 gives rise to the protein MAASCGSSQLPAAEPPLKIPKMEVLSPGSPGALSDGNPSLSDPSTPSGASPLGPGPGPAAGGAGLGGGGGGAGGRGGASPSVSFSPGGAAAAAAAAACRGMSWTPAETNALIAVWGNERLVEARYQQLEGAGTVFGSKAPGPAMYERVSRALAELGYERTPSQCRERIKAVLQNNKQKPRSLPVCAVTGQLSGLFSVTCPKFTGFLSICINICMCTLGTTEQELSWTPRGVEEQLHKRQSELVRNAKYTLRRCYSRVKEHGVGKRKSSYTFEQLEQVFGQGGWDSQPCQPVLINSSGLYQELESDGSTMEEYSQEDWGNHSQDLHCYQTGEQELDEMPTTKRTLKIKQESSEDTHYLRTSEKLHNSVSSWLHHSANETRLTI